DNA sequence from the Amycolatopsis sp. Hca4 genome:
CAGCTGGTGGGCACGGTGAACGTCGGCCTGGTCGGGCTGGGCGTGAACGTCGTCGTGCTCGCTTCGGCCGCGGTGGTGGCGCCGCGGAAGACGGCTCTCGTGGAGGCGGCGTGACGCGCACGGTGTTCACCGGCGGCTCGGTTTTCGACGGCACCGGAGCGGACCCCGCCCCGGCCGACGTCGTCGTCGAGCACGGCCGGATCGTCGACGTCGGCACCGGCCTCGACGGCGACGAGGGCGTCGACTGCACGGGCACGGTGCTGCTGCCCGGGCTGTTCGACTGCCACGTGCACGTGACGGTTTCGGACATCGGCCTGCTGGCGCGGGTGCAGAAGCCGTTCTCCTACCAGTTCTACGAAGCCGCGCGGAACCTGTGGGCGACGCTGGGCCTGGGCATCACAACGGTCCGCGACGCGGCGGGTGCCGACCTCGGCATCAAGCAGGCGGTGGACGACGGCCTGATCCCGGGGCCGCGGCTGCAGATTTCGGTCGGGCTGATCAGCCCGACCGGCGGCCACGGCGACGCGTGGCACCCGTCCGGGTTGTGCGTGCCGCTGATGGTCCCGCACCCGGGCCGGCCGGAGACCACGGTCGACGGCCCCGACGAGATGCGCCGGGTGGCCCGGACGCTGCTGCGCGCGGGCGCCGACGTGCTCAAGGTGTGCACGACCGGCGGCGTCCTGTCCCCGCGCGACGACCCCCGGCACTCCCAGTTCACGCCGGAGGAGCTGGACGTCCTGGTCACGGAGGCGGCGATGCAGGGCCGCCCGGTGATGGCGCACGCCCAGGGCGCGGCGGGCATCAAGAACGCGGTCCGCGCGGGCGCGCGCTCGATCGAGCACGGGATCTATTTGGACGACGAAGCGATCGAGCTGATGCTGGGCCACGGAACCTGGCTGGTCCCGACGCTGATCGCCCCGGTCAACGTGGTCCGCGCGGCGGACGCGGGCGTGGACCTCCCGGCGGCGGTGGTGGCGAAGGCCCGCGAAGTGGTGGAGGTCCACCGGGAGTCGGTCCGCCGCGCGTACGCGGCGGGGGTCCGCATCGCAATGGGCACGGACAGCGGCGTGGGCCCGCACGGGACGAACCTCGAGGAACTGGCCTTGATGGCGGCGTGCGGCATGCCACCGGGGGAGGTCTTGGAGGCAACGACGTCCTCGGCGGCCCGGTTGATGGGGTTGGACGGCGAACTGGGCCGGCTGGAGCCGGGGCTGCGGGCGGATGTTGTGGTGGTGGAGGGGGATCCTTACGACTTCCCGGCGCTGGCGTCGAACATTCGCGAGGTCTGGAAGGACGGCATCCGGGTGGTCTGACGCCGTGTCGTCCACCCCGGTACGCGTGTCGTCCGTCAGGATTCGGGGTTCAGCAGGTCCTTCAGCGCCGCAGCGAATTTCGCCGGGTTCCGCTGTGGTGCCAGGTGGGATCCCGGCATCTCGGTGAACGGCAACCCCAGCTCCAACGCCAGGATCTTCGCCGGCTGGTAGTGGTACCGGCCCCGGCTGCCCTCGCCGGCCACCGGGATGATCTCCGTGCTCGCCTTCCGCAGCGCCCGCAGGTCCGGCAGGTAGTCGAAGAACTCCGTCAGCTCGCGGTCGAACAACCGGATCCAGTCGGCCTCGTGCGGAAGGCGGAGGTTGGGCAGGTTCGGCAGGGCCGCTCCGGCGATGGCGTCCGCGAACCGGGTCACCGCCGTCATCAGCTCGCCCGCGCGGGCCAGCCGGACCTGTTCCGCGGCCGCCTCCAGCCAGCCTTCCGCGTCCGGCATCAGGTGGACCGCCGGGGGCTCGTGCGCCACCAGCGTCGTCACGTGGTCCGGGTGGCGGGCGACGAGGTCGAGGCCGATCAGGGCACCCGCGCTCGAGCCGAACACCTGGGCCGGGCCGCCGGCCGCGTGCTCGAGGACCGCCAGCGCGTCGTCCGCCTGCAGGGAAACCGGGACCGGGCCGGTCGTGGTGTCCGTGCTGCCGAAGTGCCCTCGGCGGTCGTAGGTGATCACGGTGTAGTCCGCGTACAGCTGCTTCGCCAGTGCGCGGTAGGCGTCGCCCGATCCGGTGCCGCCCGCGATCAGCAGCAGGGCCGGGCCCTCCCCGCCGCGGCGGACGAGGAGCTCGCCGTCCTCCACCGGGCAACGGCTTTCCGAGATCATGCATCGAAGTGAAGCACAAGGGCCGCAAGCTAATGTGCGCGGTATGACGGAACGGCGAGCGATCCTCAGCGGGTCCGTGTTCGAGGAACGGATCGGCTACGCCAGGGCCGTGGTGCACGGCGACCGGGTGTACGTCTCGGGCACCACCGGCTTCGACTACGCGACGATGACGATCGCCGAAGACGTCGTCGAGCAGGCGGCCCAGTGCCTGCGCAACATCGAGGCGGCGCTGGCGGAGGCGGGCTGCACGTTCGCGGACGTGGTCCGCGTCCGCTACCTGCTGCCCGCGCGCGCGGACTTCGAGCCGTGCTGGCCGGTGCTGCGCAAGGCGTTCGCCGAGGTCCGCCCGGCCGCGACGATGCTGGAGTGCGGCCTGGCGGACCCGCGCATGAAGATCGAGATCGAGGTGGACGCGGTCAGAGCCGCTCGATGATCGACGCGGTGGCCAGTGCTCCGCCCGCGCACATCGTCACCAGCGCCGTCGAGGCGTCCCGGCGCTCCAGCTCGTGCAACGCCGTCGTCAGCAGGCGGGCTCCCGTGCTGCCCACCGGGTGACCGAGGGCGATCGCGCCGCCGTTGACGTTCACCCGGGACGGGTCCGGCGCCACCACCTGCTGCCACGACAGCGCGACCGACGCGAACGCCTCGTTGACCTCGAACAGGTCCACGTCACCCACCGTCATCCCGGCACGGGACAGCACGCGTTCCGTCGCGCGGATCGGGCCGTCCAGGTGGTAGTACGGCTCCGCGCCGACCAGGGCCTGTGCCACGATCCGG
Encoded proteins:
- a CDS encoding amidohydrolase family protein, whose product is MTRTVFTGGSVFDGTGADPAPADVVVEHGRIVDVGTGLDGDEGVDCTGTVLLPGLFDCHVHVTVSDIGLLARVQKPFSYQFYEAARNLWATLGLGITTVRDAAGADLGIKQAVDDGLIPGPRLQISVGLISPTGGHGDAWHPSGLCVPLMVPHPGRPETTVDGPDEMRRVARTLLRAGADVLKVCTTGGVLSPRDDPRHSQFTPEELDVLVTEAAMQGRPVMAHAQGAAGIKNAVRAGARSIEHGIYLDDEAIELMLGHGTWLVPTLIAPVNVVRAADAGVDLPAAVVAKAREVVEVHRESVRRAYAAGVRIAMGTDSGVGPHGTNLEELALMAACGMPPGEVLEATTSSAARLMGLDGELGRLEPGLRADVVVVEGDPYDFPALASNIREVWKDGIRVV
- a CDS encoding alpha/beta fold hydrolase, with amino-acid sequence MISESRCPVEDGELLVRRGGEGPALLLIAGGTGSGDAYRALAKQLYADYTVITYDRRGHFGSTDTTTGPVPVSLQADDALAVLEHAAGGPAQVFGSSAGALIGLDLVARHPDHVTTLVAHEPPAVHLMPDAEGWLEAAAEQVRLARAGELMTAVTRFADAIAGAALPNLPNLRLPHEADWIRLFDRELTEFFDYLPDLRALRKASTEIIPVAGEGSRGRYHYQPAKILALELGLPFTEMPGSHLAPQRNPAKFAAALKDLLNPES
- a CDS encoding RidA family protein — its product is MTERRAILSGSVFEERIGYARAVVHGDRVYVSGTTGFDYATMTIAEDVVEQAAQCLRNIEAALAEAGCTFADVVRVRYLLPARADFEPCWPVLRKAFAEVRPAATMLECGLADPRMKIEIEVDAVRAAR